From one Catellatospora sp. IY07-71 genomic stretch:
- a CDS encoding PQQ-binding-like beta-propeller repeat protein, giving the protein MATLSDGPGSGRAGAVAQVLGAEGEVAGAGFLVGTGLLVTCAHVVAAAGGGPGARLWLAFPHLDGAPRVTGQVLASSWREPEAEDVALVQLDSVPPDASVPGLGSAAGCRGRRVCSFGFPAQAPPGGHYGFGVACDLLATPGAGELLQLTDANDLTTGFSGGPVFDEVTGLVIGMITAISPADAHLRGTGIAYATPTQTLRRVWPELAEQQVCPYRGLEPFTAEHTGWFHGRTSAVEHVLDALAGTRRALLLLGPSGAGKSSLVQAGVLPALAAGALPGSDRWIPVLARPGQDLPAELERAGLPVAEGGSIAAAVERRLADEPAGARLLLIIDQFEELLTAPAAGETGASRDVLDQLLAALDATAPLSLVLVMRDDFYPQLAAQAPELLQALTPGLVNVPATLSAQDLHDIVTKPAAAVGLRCQDGLVERIITDVLAVGPDASGHHAPITMLPLLELTLQQLWQRRHDGYLTHDAYQRIGGVTGSLATWCDTAINQLSPAQRPAAQRILTALVRPADEAHHIPGVRQQCTLDVLRELADADDPVSGDRTANQADEVLAILTSQRIVTTHAVPATGQPHDASALPVAELVHDTLIRDWHTLRDWVSKDHDFHDWLRRVDEKRIRWAHHQNPDDLLHGTDLAEGLDWAKQRHLPRDIGMFLTASRQRQQAGHRRARRLNVILAGLLIVALTTTGVAGWLRQAAVAAKREAQSRQLAAQSTTLLDANSDLASLLAVLAYRTSPTTEAIASLYAAAALPLRRRLSHTSSVWTVAFSPDGRTLATGSADRTVRLWDPATGQARTTLTGHTGGVLSVAFSPDAHTLATAGDDGTVRLWDVASGRTRTTLTGHTSSVLSVAFSPDGHTVATGGADGTARLWDVATGQARTTLSGHTSDVLSVAFSPDGHTLATGSNDKAVRLWDPATGKTRTTLTGHTGRVWSVAFRPDGHALATGSDDKTVRLWDVATGQTRTTLTGHSGHVLSVAFSPDARTLATGSDDRTVRLWDPATGKTRNTLPGHTGLVWSVAFRPDGHTLATGGDDATVRLWDPATGQARNALTGHTGPVWSVAFSPDGHTLATGGEDGTARLWDPGTGHTRAVLTGHTSGVRSVAFSPDGRTLATAGDDKTVRLWDVATGRTRATLTGHTSGVRSVAFSPDGGTVATGSDDKTVRLWDAATGRTRATLTGHGGPVWSVAFSPDGRTVATGSDDKTARLWDAATGQARATLTGHTSGVKSLAFGPDGRTLATAGDDGTVRLRDPATGQTRTTLTGHTGTVGAVVFAPDGRTFATASSGTVGLWDPATGQARTTLTGHTGWVNAVAFSPDGHTLATGSSDDTVRLWNPATELGTLTGHTGPVWSVAFSPDGRTLGTGGEDGTARLWDPATGQTRTTLTGHTGPVWSVAFSPDGRTPATAGSDGTARLWDPATGLPRTTLTGHTRGVRSVAFSPDGHTVATASDDGTARLWDAATGQARATLGQTDPVSSVAFSPDERTVATGGYDGMVQLWDLSTEQTRATLGQTDLVASVTFSPDGHTLATASSDGTVRLWDPATGQTRTTLTGHTGWVNAVAFSPDGRTLATASDDGTVRLWDPATGQARTTLTGHTSGVRSVAFSPDGHTLATGGYDGRARLWSITPQDPVAAIDKICSAVNRDLTDLERTAYLPPDQPLAAVCRS; this is encoded by the coding sequence GTGGCGACTCTCAGCGACGGACCGGGTTCAGGGCGAGCCGGCGCGGTCGCGCAGGTCCTCGGCGCCGAAGGCGAGGTGGCCGGGGCCGGGTTCCTGGTCGGCACGGGCCTGCTGGTCACGTGCGCGCATGTGGTGGCGGCCGCCGGGGGCGGCCCGGGCGCGCGGCTGTGGCTGGCCTTCCCCCATCTGGACGGTGCGCCGCGGGTCACCGGGCAGGTGCTGGCCTCGTCATGGCGGGAGCCGGAGGCCGAGGATGTCGCGCTGGTGCAGCTGGACAGCGTGCCGCCGGACGCCTCGGTGCCGGGACTGGGATCCGCGGCGGGGTGCCGGGGGCGCCGGGTCTGTTCGTTCGGTTTCCCTGCGCAGGCTCCGCCCGGCGGCCACTACGGCTTCGGGGTGGCCTGTGACCTGCTTGCCACCCCGGGTGCCGGTGAGCTCCTGCAGCTGACCGACGCCAACGACTTGACGACCGGATTCAGCGGCGGGCCGGTGTTCGATGAGGTCACCGGTCTGGTGATCGGCATGATCACCGCGATCAGCCCGGCGGACGCCCACCTACGCGGCACGGGGATCGCTTATGCCACACCGACCCAGACCCTGCGGCGGGTGTGGCCCGAACTGGCCGAGCAGCAGGTCTGCCCCTACCGGGGACTGGAGCCGTTCACCGCCGAGCACACCGGTTGGTTCCACGGCCGGACGAGCGCGGTGGAGCATGTGCTGGACGCGCTGGCCGGGACGCGACGCGCGCTGCTGCTGCTGGGACCCTCCGGCGCGGGCAAGTCGTCCCTGGTGCAAGCCGGCGTGCTGCCCGCCCTGGCCGCCGGTGCGCTGCCCGGCAGCGACCGCTGGATACCCGTGCTGGCCCGCCCGGGACAGGACCTGCCGGCCGAACTCGAGCGCGCCGGGCTGCCGGTGGCCGAAGGCGGTTCGATCGCCGCGGCGGTCGAGCGCAGGCTGGCCGACGAGCCGGCCGGTGCCCGGCTGCTGCTGATCATCGACCAGTTCGAGGAGCTGCTGACCGCACCCGCCGCCGGGGAGACCGGTGCCTCTCGCGACGTGCTCGACCAGCTCCTGGCGGCGCTCGACGCGACCGCCCCGCTGAGTCTGGTCCTGGTGATGCGCGACGACTTCTACCCGCAGCTGGCCGCACAGGCGCCGGAGCTGCTGCAGGCGCTGACGCCCGGCCTGGTCAACGTGCCGGCCACCCTGAGCGCTCAGGATCTGCACGACATCGTCACCAAACCGGCCGCGGCGGTGGGACTGCGCTGCCAGGACGGGCTCGTGGAACGCATCATCACCGACGTGCTGGCCGTCGGCCCCGACGCCTCCGGCCACCACGCGCCGATCACCATGCTGCCCCTGCTGGAACTGACGCTGCAGCAGCTGTGGCAGCGCCGGCACGACGGCTACCTGACCCACGACGCATACCAGCGCATCGGCGGCGTCACCGGCAGCCTGGCCACCTGGTGCGACACCGCGATCAACCAGCTGAGCCCAGCGCAGCGGCCTGCCGCGCAGCGGATCCTCACCGCGCTGGTCCGCCCGGCCGACGAAGCCCACCACATCCCCGGCGTCCGGCAACAGTGCACCCTGGACGTGCTACGCGAACTGGCCGACGCGGACGACCCCGTCTCCGGCGACCGGACCGCCAATCAGGCAGACGAGGTGCTGGCCATTCTGACCAGCCAGCGGATCGTCACCACCCACGCCGTCCCCGCCACCGGGCAGCCCCACGACGCCTCCGCTCTCCCGGTCGCCGAACTGGTCCATGACACCCTCATCCGCGACTGGCACACCCTCCGCGACTGGGTCAGCAAGGACCACGACTTTCACGACTGGCTGCGCCGCGTCGACGAGAAGCGCATCCGCTGGGCGCACCACCAGAACCCCGACGACCTGCTACACGGCACCGATCTGGCCGAGGGCCTCGACTGGGCCAAGCAGCGCCACCTGCCCCGCGACATCGGGATGTTCCTGACCGCGAGCCGTCAACGCCAGCAGGCCGGACACCGGCGGGCCAGGCGCCTGAACGTCATCCTGGCCGGCCTGCTCATCGTCGCCCTCACCACCACCGGGGTGGCCGGGTGGCTGCGGCAGGCCGCGGTCGCCGCGAAGCGGGAGGCCCAGTCCCGGCAGCTCGCCGCGCAGTCCACCACCCTCCTGGACGCCAATTCCGATCTGGCCTCGCTGCTGGCCGTCCTGGCCTACCGGACGAGCCCCACCACCGAAGCCATAGCCAGCCTGTACGCCGCCGCAGCGCTGCCCCTCCGGCGCCGCCTGAGCCACACCAGCAGCGTATGGACGGTGGCGTTCAGCCCGGACGGGCGTACCCTGGCCACCGGCAGCGCCGACCGCACCGTGCGGCTGTGGGACCCGGCCACCGGGCAGGCCCGCACCACCCTGACCGGCCACACCGGCGGCGTGCTGTCGGTGGCGTTCAGCCCGGACGCGCACACCCTGGCCACGGCCGGCGACGACGGCACGGTGCGGCTGTGGGATGTCGCGTCCGGACGGACTCGCACCACCCTGACCGGCCACACCAGCAGTGTGTTGTCGGTGGCGTTCAGCCCGGACGGGCACACCGTGGCCACGGGCGGCGCCGACGGCACGGCGCGGCTGTGGGATGTCGCGACCGGGCAGGCCCGCACCACCCTGTCCGGCCATACCAGTGACGTGTTGTCGGTGGCGTTCAGCCCCGACGGGCACACCCTGGCCACGGGCAGCAATGACAAGGCGGTGCGGCTGTGGGATCCGGCCACCGGCAAGACCCGCACCACCCTGACCGGCCACACCGGCCGCGTGTGGTCGGTGGCGTTCCGGCCGGACGGGCACGCCTTGGCCACCGGCAGCGACGACAAGACGGTGCGGCTGTGGGATGTGGCGACCGGGCAGACCCGCACCACGCTGACCGGCCACTCCGGCCACGTGCTGTCGGTGGCGTTCAGCCCCGACGCGCGCACCCTGGCCACCGGCAGTGACGACCGCACGGTGCGGTTGTGGGACCCGGCCACCGGCAAGACCCGCAACACGCTGCCGGGCCATACCGGCCTCGTCTGGTCGGTGGCGTTCCGGCCGGACGGGCACACCCTGGCCACCGGCGGCGACGACGCCACGGTCCGGCTGTGGGACCCGGCCACCGGGCAGGCCCGCAACGCCCTGACCGGCCATACCGGCCCCGTCTGGTCGGTGGCGTTCAGCCCGGACGGGCACACCCTGGCCACCGGCGGCGAGGACGGGACGGCGCGGCTGTGGGACCCGGGCACCGGGCATACCCGCGCCGTCCTGACCGGCCACACCAGCGGCGTGCGGTCAGTGGCGTTCAGCCCGGACGGGCGCACCCTCGCCACGGCCGGCGACGACAAGACGGTGCGCTTGTGGGATGTGGCGACCGGACGGACCCGCGCCACCCTGACCGGCCACACCAGCGGCGTGCGGTCGGTGGCGTTCAGCCCGGACGGGGGCACCGTGGCCACCGGCAGCGACGACAAGACGGTGCGGCTGTGGGACGCGGCCACCGGGCGGACCCGCGCCACCCTGACCGGCCACGGCGGCCCCGTCTGGTCGGTGGCGTTCAGCCCGGACGGGCGCACCGTGGCCACCGGCAGCGACGACAAGACGGCGCGCCTGTGGGACGCGGCCACCGGGCAGGCCCGCGCCACCCTGACCGGCCACACCAGCGGCGTGAAGTCGCTCGCGTTCGGCCCCGACGGGCGCACCCTGGCCACGGCCGGCGACGACGGCACCGTGCGGCTGCGGGACCCGGCCACCGGGCAGACCCGCACCACCCTGACCGGCCACACCGGCACCGTGGGGGCCGTGGTGTTCGCTCCGGACGGGCGCACCTTCGCCACCGCCAGCTCCGGGACGGTGGGATTGTGGGACCCGGCCACCGGGCAGGCCCGCACCACCCTGACCGGCCACACCGGCTGGGTGAACGCGGTCGCGTTCAGCCCGGACGGGCACACCCTGGCCACGGGCAGCTCCGACGACACCGTGCGGTTGTGGAACCCGGCCACCGAGCTCGGCACGCTGACCGGGCACACCGGCCCGGTGTGGTCGGTGGCGTTCAGCCCGGACGGGCGCACCCTGGGCACGGGCGGCGAAGACGGGACGGCGCGGCTGTGGGACCCGGCCACCGGGCAGACCCGCACCACCCTGACCGGCCACACCGGCCCCGTATGGTCGGTGGCGTTCAGCCCCGACGGGCGCACCCCGGCCACGGCCGGCTCCGACGGCACGGCGCGGCTGTGGGACCCGGCCACCGGCCTCCCTCGCACCACCCTGACCGGCCACACCAGAGGCGTGCGGTCCGTGGCGTTCAGTCCCGACGGGCATACCGTGGCCACGGCCAGCGACGACGGCACGGCGCGGTTGTGGGACGCGGCCACCGGGCAGGCCCGCGCCACCCTCGGCCAAACCGATCCGGTGTCCTCGGTGGCGTTCAGCCCGGACGAGCGCACGGTGGCAACCGGCGGCTACGACGGCATGGTGCAACTGTGGGACCTGTCCACCGAGCAGACCCGCGCCACCCTCGGCCAGACCGATCTTGTGGCCTCGGTGACGTTCAGCCCGGACGGCCACACCCTGGCGACGGCCAGCTCCGACGGCACGGTGCGGCTGTGGGACCCGGCTACGGGCCAGACCCGCACCACGCTGACGGGCCACACCGGCTGGGTGAACGCGGTGGCGTTCAGCCCGGACGGGCGCACGCTGGCCACGGCCAGCGACGACGGCACGGTGCGGCTGTGGGACCCCGCCACCGGGCAGGCCCGCACCACGCTGACCGGGCACACCAGCGGCGTGCGGTCGGTGGCGTTCAGCCCGGACGGGCACACCCTGGCCACCGGCGGCTACGACGGCAGAGCGCGGTTGTGGAGCATCACCCCGCAGGACCCGGTCGCCGCCATCGACAAGATCTGCTCGGCCGTCAACCGGGACCTCACCGACCTTGAACGGACGGCGTACCTGCCACCGGACCAGCCACTCGCGGCGGTATGCCGCTCCTGA